In bacterium, the genomic stretch GCAATGTTGGATTTGACGCCGTGGCAAAAAGAATATATAAATTCCCGGAGGTGCATTCGCTATATCTACTCTCCGGAACTTACGATTTATCCGTAGTAGTAGAAGGTAAAAGTATGAAAGAAATAGCCTTCTTTGTAGCAGAAAAATTGGCTACAATAGACCATGTTCAAGGCACAATAAGCCATTTTGTCTTGAAAAAGTATAAAATAGACGGCCAGGTGCTTGAACCAGAGGAAGGAGATAAAAGATTGGCAGTCACGCCGTAAGAAAACGGACAGAGGTCAGATTTAACATCTGATAGAAAGGTGATTTATGAAGGATATAATTTCAGATAAAGTAAAAAATATTCCCCCATCCGGCATCAGGAAATTCTTTGATTTAATCCTCAGTATGGAAGATGTAATTTCTTTAGGTGTAGGCGAGCCTGACTTTGTTACTCCGTGGCATATTCGGGATGCGGCTATTTACTCATTAGAACAGGGCTATACCAGTTACACCTCTAATTCTGGCTTGTTAGAATTGCGGGAATTGATTACCCAGAGGATTAAAGATGATTACAAGGTAAAGTATAACCCGGTAAATGAAGTCTTAATCACTGTTGGTGTAAGTGAAGCCCTTGATTTAGCGATGAGGGCTATTCTTAATCCTGACGATGAGGTGATTATTCCAGAACCATCTTATGTTTCTTATAAATCTTGTGTTATCTTTGCTGGCGGGAAACCCGTAGTTATCCCAACCAATGCCTCAACTGGCTTCAAGATTAAACCAGAACAGATAGAACAGACAATAACTGAAAAAACTAAGGCTATTTTACTTTCTTATCCATCTAATCCTACCGGAGCAACGATGAATAGAGAAGAGTTAAGCAAGATAAGTGAAGTCGTAAAAAGATATGAATTAATTGTTATTGCAGACGAGATATACAAATTACTTACTTATGATGATGAACCTGTTTGTTTTGCCTCTTTGCCGGGGATGAAGGAGCGGACTATTCTCCTGGATGGTTTTTCTAAGGCTTATGCGATGACTGGTTGGCGAATAGGTTATGCCGCTGGTAATTCAGAAATTATTGGTGCGATGACCAGAATACATCAATATACAATGCTTTGTGCCTCAATCATTAGCCAGCGAGCGGCAATACAAGCTTTACGCAATAGTGACAAAGCGGTAGAAGAGATGCGAAATGAATATAATCAGCGACGAAGATTAATTGTCAAAGGGCTGAATGAAATCGGGTTAGAATGCACAATGCCAGGCGGGGCATTCTATGTTTTTCCATCAATTAAAAGGACAGGTTTGAGTTCCGAAGGGTTTGCTGAAAAATTGCTTCGTGAACAAAAAGTTGCCGTCGTCCCCGGCACAGCCTTTGGTGAGTGCGGAGAAGGGTATAT encodes the following:
- a CDS encoding Lrp/AsnC family transcriptional regulator; its protein translation is MLDSKEKQILKILERDAKVTPEKIATMIGMTEEEVSAKIKEFEDKKIIVQYKTIIDWEKAEEEVVYAFIDVKVVPERNVGFDAVAKRIYKFPEVHSLYLLSGTYDLSVVVEGKSMKEIAFFVAEKLATIDHVQGTISHFVLKKYKIDGQVLEPEEGDKRLAVTP
- a CDS encoding aminotransferase class I/II-fold pyridoxal phosphate-dependent enzyme → MKDIISDKVKNIPPSGIRKFFDLILSMEDVISLGVGEPDFVTPWHIRDAAIYSLEQGYTSYTSNSGLLELRELITQRIKDDYKVKYNPVNEVLITVGVSEALDLAMRAILNPDDEVIIPEPSYVSYKSCVIFAGGKPVVIPTNASTGFKIKPEQIEQTITEKTKAILLSYPSNPTGATMNREELSKISEVVKRYELIVIADEIYKLLTYDDEPVCFASLPGMKERTILLDGFSKAYAMTGWRIGYAAGNSEIIGAMTRIHQYTMLCASIISQRAAIQALRNSDKAVEEMRNEYNQRRRLIVKGLNEIGLECTMPGGAFYVFPSIKRTGLSSEGFAEKLLREQKVAVVPGTAFGECGEGYIRCSYATSMAKIEKALEKMGEFCDQL